A genomic window from Streptomyces broussonetiae includes:
- a CDS encoding TNT domain-containing protein, with protein MRVLRAFVGSVLASLLLLVGISPATAHADHLRAGNEAHCPTTHRSRGNNSAPTTAYQRYYLNDWRLGPTYLPGTGALGKMLRGYHRTDDTSAYWFLGCYWQTDPQTGKSGWWYPDNNGFVLKNGQPVKHSATLHKGQLVDLFGSGFGNFLAPAGTPYAKRAIPPSNLDTYVNTYPFSYHLYRVLQPFTVDAGPIRPWFGQPGLGLQYVTTQTIPTLITAHKLEEVHVS; from the coding sequence ATGCGCGTACTGCGCGCTTTCGTGGGGAGCGTCCTCGCATCGCTCCTCCTGCTGGTCGGCATCTCACCGGCCACGGCCCACGCAGACCACCTCCGGGCGGGGAACGAAGCCCACTGCCCGACGACGCACCGTAGCCGCGGGAACAACTCCGCGCCGACGACGGCGTACCAGCGCTACTACCTCAACGACTGGCGGCTGGGGCCGACTTACCTCCCCGGGACCGGCGCCCTCGGCAAGATGCTGAGGGGCTATCACCGCACGGACGACACCTCCGCCTACTGGTTCCTCGGATGCTACTGGCAGACGGATCCCCAGACGGGGAAGTCGGGCTGGTGGTATCCCGACAACAACGGCTTCGTGCTGAAGAACGGACAGCCGGTGAAGCACTCCGCGACGCTGCACAAGGGCCAGCTGGTCGACCTCTTCGGCAGCGGCTTCGGTAACTTCCTCGCCCCCGCAGGCACGCCGTACGCCAAGCGCGCCATCCCGCCGAGCAATCTCGACACCTACGTCAACACATACCCGTTCAGCTACCACCTCTACCGGGTCCTGCAGCCGTTCACCGTCGACGCCGGCCCGATCAGGCCCTGGTTCGGCCAGCCCGGCCTGGGCCTCCAGTACGTGACGACACAGACGATCCCCACACTCATCACCGCGCACAAACTGGAAGAAGTGCATGTGAGCTGA
- a CDS encoding FAD-dependent oxidoreductase gives MFALPVPHTWEPTPGVTLLGDAAHLMSPFFSGMGANLAMRDGADLAQALTEHATADDAVTAYEEILIPRSVEAAEGAAEGVDGAFAPDSAEQTLAHMTAH, from the coding sequence TTGTTCGCCCTGCCCGTCCCCCACACCTGGGAACCCACCCCCGGCGTCACCCTGCTGGGCGACGCCGCCCACCTGATGTCCCCCTTCTTCTCCGGCATGGGCGCCAACCTCGCCATGCGCGACGGCGCCGACCTCGCCCAGGCCCTCACCGAACACGCCACTGCCGACGACGCCGTCACCGCCTACGAGGAGATCCTCATCCCCCGCTCCGTCGAAGCGGCCGAGGGAGCCGCCGAAGGCGTCGACGGCGCCTTCGCCCCCGACAGCGCCGAGCAGACCCTCGCCCACATGACCGCCCACTGA
- a CDS encoding SCO4402 family protein translates to MDHVFHTLFDDFCDADDPERYLGVSLRSDEEVVLMRELGAALNAAAAEAPNDTDAEYLQASVWPEVVAIAGRLAQVMVANDLRELALLLDEAAVPDPCQIVRETTGNSGKQAGGDSGSDTASPQVGSATSRKRP, encoded by the coding sequence CTGGACCATGTCTTCCATACACTCTTCGACGACTTCTGCGACGCCGACGACCCAGAGCGGTACCTCGGCGTCAGCCTCCGAAGTGACGAAGAGGTCGTCCTGATGAGAGAGCTCGGTGCCGCGCTTAACGCCGCGGCGGCCGAGGCGCCCAACGACACCGACGCGGAGTATCTCCAGGCCTCCGTCTGGCCAGAGGTCGTGGCCATCGCCGGACGCCTTGCTCAAGTCATGGTCGCGAACGACCTAAGGGAACTTGCCCTGCTGCTCGACGAGGCGGCCGTGCCAGACCCATGCCAGATCGTGCGGGAAACCACGGGGAACAGTGGGAAACAGGCAGGCGGAGATTCAGGCTCCGACACGGCATCGCCACAGGTCGGTTCGGCAACCTCTCGTAAACGCCCCTAG
- a CDS encoding LysR family transcriptional regulator, with amino-acid sequence MADFTLTGLRVVQTVVDTGSFTAAADALGYTQSAVSRQVAAMEAAAGAPLFVRGARGVAPSPAGMLLARRAATALNEIDAVSTDLAGLQDHVTGRVAIAAFPSAAAVLVPRALARLGNDHPGLIVDFGEASSPTQLRQLRAHRIDVAVIGVGPDLPAYDFQGLSRDLLLDGGLLLAVPEHHRFAGRGPVPVTELRDEPWIVGKGLRGDPQFGAWPTIENPRIAYAAREWPTRLGLVAARLGIAVLPEVAAAAIPTGVRTVRVDDPAWLGRAVVAVTVRDRSPEVTATVEALRHEAAQLRAAP; translated from the coding sequence ATGGCCGACTTCACCCTCACCGGTCTCCGAGTCGTCCAGACAGTGGTCGACACCGGATCGTTCACCGCCGCGGCCGACGCACTCGGGTACACGCAGTCAGCGGTGTCCCGTCAGGTGGCGGCGATGGAAGCCGCCGCGGGCGCCCCACTGTTCGTCCGGGGCGCACGCGGGGTGGCCCCCTCTCCCGCGGGCATGCTGCTCGCCCGCCGAGCCGCGACGGCCCTCAACGAGATCGACGCCGTCAGCACAGACCTCGCCGGACTGCAGGACCACGTCACCGGACGAGTCGCCATCGCGGCGTTCCCCTCGGCCGCCGCCGTGCTCGTCCCCAGGGCACTGGCTCGCCTGGGAAACGACCACCCGGGTCTGATCGTCGACTTCGGCGAGGCGTCCTCGCCCACGCAGCTTCGCCAGCTCCGCGCTCACCGCATCGACGTCGCGGTGATCGGCGTGGGGCCGGACCTGCCCGCATACGATTTCCAGGGCCTGTCCCGGGACCTGCTCCTAGACGGCGGTCTCCTGCTCGCCGTCCCCGAGCACCACCGGTTCGCCGGCCGCGGGCCCGTCCCGGTGACCGAACTGAGGGACGAACCCTGGATCGTCGGCAAGGGCCTGCGCGGCGACCCCCAGTTCGGCGCCTGGCCAACCATCGAGAACCCGCGGATCGCCTATGCCGCCCGCGAATGGCCCACCCGCCTGGGCCTTGTTGCCGCCCGCCTGGGCATCGCCGTACTTCCCGAAGTGGCCGCCGCCGCGATCCCCACCGGCGTCCGCACGGTCCGCGTCGACGACCCCGCCTGGCTCGGCCGAGCCGTCGTGGCCGTCACGGTCCGCGACCGCTCTCCCGAAGTGACGGCCACCGTGGAGGCACTGCGCCACGAGGCCGCACAGCTTCGTGCGGCGCCATGA
- a CDS encoding organic hydroperoxide resistance protein, with protein sequence MSALYTTEALSTGDGRNGEVRSLDGVLDEVLAVPKEMGGPGGDKTNPEQLFAAGYAACFHNGLRLIARGQGVELSASTVQSKVGLLAREAGGFTLAVSLTAHLPGLEQSTADQLMKATHEVCPYSNATRGNIEVTLTATVH encoded by the coding sequence ATGTCTGCGCTGTACACCACCGAGGCCCTGTCGACCGGTGACGGTCGCAATGGCGAAGTCCGGTCCCTCGACGGCGTCCTGGACGAAGTCCTGGCGGTCCCGAAGGAGATGGGCGGCCCCGGCGGCGACAAGACCAACCCGGAGCAGCTCTTCGCCGCCGGATACGCCGCCTGCTTCCACAACGGACTGCGCCTGATCGCGCGCGGGCAAGGGGTCGAACTGTCGGCCTCGACCGTGCAGTCGAAGGTGGGTCTGCTGGCACGGGAGGCCGGCGGTTTCACCCTGGCCGTGTCGCTGACCGCGCACCTGCCGGGCCTGGAGCAGTCCACCGCCGACCAGTTGATGAAGGCCACCCATGAAGTGTGCCCGTACTCCAACGCCACCCGGGGCAACATCGAGGTGACCCTCACGGCCACGGTCCACTAA
- a CDS encoding NAD(P)H-binding protein translates to MIMVTGANGRLASLTLQELAERHVPALGGTRSPAEGQRRLDFDDPTSLNLTGVSTLVLVPAGYAEDDQVITRHQAAVDAAVRNGVSHVVYTSLAGHGDHLGFALAHRATEQLIKSSGLGWTVLRNGLYAELFGALLTWTADGVESAFGDGALAAVARADLAAAAAVVASNPTAHADKTYDLVGEPITAVGIAESLGVAHRTIGLGEYRAQLLADDTLLPFQPPMLASIATSVRHGFLSTTSPDLAQLLGRPLTDPLTVATDTAAAMRRDAS, encoded by the coding sequence ATGATCATGGTGACCGGCGCGAACGGGCGGCTCGCCTCTCTCACGCTCCAGGAGTTGGCTGAGCGCCACGTGCCCGCCCTGGGCGGCACTCGATCGCCCGCAGAAGGGCAGCGGCGACTCGACTTCGACGACCCCACGAGCCTCAACCTCACCGGCGTTTCCACGCTGGTCCTCGTCCCGGCGGGGTACGCCGAGGACGACCAGGTCATCACCCGGCACCAGGCAGCTGTAGACGCTGCGGTGCGCAACGGCGTGAGCCACGTGGTGTACACCAGCCTGGCTGGCCACGGTGACCACCTTGGCTTCGCCCTCGCCCATCGGGCCACCGAGCAGCTGATCAAGTCCAGTGGACTTGGGTGGACGGTCCTGCGCAATGGGCTCTACGCCGAACTCTTCGGGGCGCTCCTGACCTGGACCGCTGACGGTGTGGAATCGGCTTTCGGCGACGGAGCGCTCGCCGCTGTGGCGCGGGCGGACCTGGCCGCGGCCGCAGCCGTCGTGGCCAGCAATCCGACCGCGCACGCCGACAAGACCTATGACCTGGTCGGCGAACCGATCACCGCTGTCGGCATCGCCGAATCCCTCGGAGTCGCGCACCGGACCATTGGGCTCGGGGAGTACCGGGCCCAACTCCTCGCTGATGACACGCTGCTGCCGTTCCAGCCGCCGATGCTCGCCTCGATCGCGACCAGCGTCCGCCACGGGTTCCTCAGCACCACCAGCCCCGACCTCGCCCAACTACTCGGCCGACCGCTCACCGACCCGCTCACCGTCGCCACGGACACCGCGGCCGCGATGCGCCGCGACGCCAGCTGA
- a CDS encoding DUF4232 domain-containing protein gives MRVKKMPALALIVAAAGLSLTACGSGDGSSASANTSASTTASGSSTGGGSSTGGQGSTSGSSSSGSSGPSGSSKGSELSAKTQTSTSSSMCKTDHLAFSASASGTKNEIVVNLKNTGSGKCSMHGFPGVQLVGPDGLGDTGPDAARTDASASTVTIGPGEETRFLVRYIPDTSGSGKKYTRLSVTPPNEKVSEIVNLNGLAFTIAASSGNAPDVYVDPVGYHVGSGK, from the coding sequence ATGCGCGTCAAGAAGATGCCCGCCCTCGCCCTCATCGTCGCTGCTGCCGGCCTCTCGCTGACCGCGTGCGGCAGCGGCGACGGATCGAGCGCTTCTGCCAACACGAGCGCGTCCACCACCGCGAGCGGCTCCTCCACCGGCGGTGGCTCCTCCACCGGCGGCCAGGGCTCGACCTCGGGTTCCTCCTCGTCCGGTTCCAGCGGTCCCAGCGGCTCCAGCAAGGGCAGTGAGCTCTCCGCCAAGACCCAGACCTCGACGTCGAGTTCCATGTGCAAGACCGACCATCTCGCCTTCAGCGCCTCCGCCAGCGGGACCAAGAACGAGATAGTCGTCAACCTGAAGAACACCGGTTCCGGCAAGTGCAGCATGCACGGCTTCCCGGGTGTCCAGCTCGTGGGCCCCGATGGACTGGGCGACACCGGGCCCGACGCCGCCCGCACCGACGCCTCGGCGTCCACCGTCACCATCGGGCCCGGCGAGGAGACCCGCTTCCTGGTCCGCTACATCCCGGACACCAGCGGCTCCGGCAAGAAGTACACCCGGCTCTCCGTCACCCCGCCCAACGAGAAGGTCTCGGAGATCGTGAATCTCAACGGTCTCGCCTTCACCATCGCCGCGTCCAGTGGCAACGCTCCGGACGTCTACGTCGACCCGGTCGGCTACCACGTCGGCTCCGGCAAGTAA
- a CDS encoding winged helix-turn-helix transcriptional regulator, protein MSVTHTEVTAEPAEPAELEPCGQRDHPDCGIRDVLDRVGDKWSVLVIVELANGPRRFRQLQRDIDGISQRMLTLTVRRLERDGLVLRTVYPTVPAQVDYRLTETGASLTHLVKALADWSLEHRAHIARARETYDSEHPDNEIR, encoded by the coding sequence GTGTCAGTGACGCACACCGAGGTAACCGCTGAACCCGCTGAACCCGCTGAACTCGAACCCTGCGGACAGCGGGACCACCCCGACTGCGGGATCCGCGACGTCCTCGACCGGGTCGGTGACAAGTGGTCGGTTCTCGTCATCGTCGAGCTCGCCAACGGCCCGCGGCGCTTCCGGCAACTTCAGCGCGACATCGATGGGATCTCCCAGCGCATGCTCACCCTTACGGTGCGCCGGCTGGAGCGAGACGGCCTGGTCCTTCGGACCGTGTATCCGACCGTGCCGGCCCAGGTCGACTACCGGCTCACCGAGACGGGCGCGAGCCTGACACACCTCGTCAAGGCACTTGCCGACTGGTCACTCGAACACCGGGCCCACATCGCCCGCGCCCGTGAGACCTACGACAGCGAGCACCCCGACAACGAGATCCGCTGA
- a CDS encoding protein kinase domain-containing protein gives MTPLSTGDPESIGGYTLLGRLGAGGMGVVYLGVSASGRQVAVKLVHGPYAQEEEFRTRFRQEIAAARRVSGAFTTPVVDADPDAERPWMATLYVPGFTLSEVVEKDGPLSQRHLRALGLGLTEALRDIHRVGLVHRDLKPGNVLMTEDGPRVIDFGISRASDNQNLTTTGRIIGTPAFMSPEQLASPRKVTPASDVFSLGSLLVFAAVGTGPFDADSPYITGYQVVHGTPDLGGVPEALLDIVERCLDKDPTARPEVTDVHRMLQTLLESDTTGSPTTGQSAHLRRHPTSRNATATSAGATTDTGTGKRRRARLLLTGLGAALALTGLGIGVGVLVSGPDATTASARAASLPDGWRPWRTALQSDVKGVPLDYDSPGCVTEGSALFCGGTGFTAARIDAASGRIRWRTGTRPQGAQPIGVRDGLVYMYEEPDDKTRRVVALDAATGHRRWQRDINRSQDAVLYDGGLLTMSPDYSSFMAYGPSGKELWRAPSLNEVCTPSALGGVPYALCSAGTEPGQAPVELMKLGPGSLTTTATLPKKAEALGAVGGQPLFLAPQTAKDVYEAGYERPYNALLQVAPDTGQVRRIPLAHPLTGTAALVDDVVYFVRSDGTVTAVSAHSGRQLWQKTTDMESLSAPAVSATYKRVYFSNRFGRLLALDSRTGAEVWRTSALDAPGDKAQEYPPRVLLVKDAIVALAGDTAFSRSPNRPT, from the coding sequence ATGACGCCCCTGAGCACCGGGGACCCGGAGTCCATAGGCGGGTACACCCTTCTGGGTCGGCTCGGGGCGGGCGGCATGGGAGTCGTCTATCTGGGGGTCTCCGCCTCGGGACGGCAGGTCGCAGTCAAGCTCGTGCACGGGCCGTATGCCCAGGAGGAGGAGTTCCGGACGCGTTTCCGGCAGGAGATCGCGGCAGCGCGCAGAGTGAGCGGAGCCTTCACTACGCCCGTCGTGGACGCCGACCCGGACGCCGAACGGCCGTGGATGGCGACGCTCTACGTGCCGGGGTTCACCCTTTCCGAAGTCGTGGAGAAGGACGGTCCGTTGAGCCAGCGGCACCTGCGCGCACTCGGGCTTGGGCTCACCGAGGCGCTGCGCGACATCCACCGGGTGGGCCTGGTGCACCGGGACCTCAAACCGGGCAACGTCCTGATGACCGAGGACGGGCCGCGCGTCATCGACTTCGGCATATCGCGCGCTTCCGACAACCAGAACCTCACCACGACCGGGCGAATCATCGGCACTCCGGCCTTCATGTCGCCGGAACAACTGGCCTCTCCCCGAAAGGTCACCCCGGCCTCGGACGTGTTCTCGCTGGGGTCGCTGCTGGTGTTCGCGGCCGTCGGCACAGGACCGTTCGATGCCGACAGCCCGTACATAACCGGCTATCAGGTGGTGCACGGGACCCCGGACCTCGGCGGGGTACCCGAAGCGCTTCTGGACATTGTCGAGCGCTGCCTGGACAAGGATCCGACCGCACGGCCGGAAGTGACGGACGTACATCGCATGCTCCAGACGCTGCTGGAATCCGACACCACCGGGTCCCCGACGACCGGGCAGTCCGCGCACCTCCGGCGCCACCCCACTTCTCGGAACGCGACCGCCACCTCCGCGGGCGCCACGACCGACACCGGCACCGGCAAGCGACGCCGAGCCCGGCTGCTGCTCACCGGCCTCGGCGCGGCGCTGGCCCTCACGGGGCTGGGTATCGGGGTGGGCGTCTTGGTGTCCGGTCCGGACGCCACCACCGCCTCCGCCCGTGCCGCGTCACTGCCCGACGGCTGGCGGCCGTGGCGCACGGCGCTGCAGTCCGACGTGAAGGGTGTTCCTCTCGACTACGACAGCCCTGGATGCGTGACGGAGGGAAGTGCCCTGTTCTGTGGCGGTACGGGCTTCACGGCCGCCAGGATCGACGCGGCCTCCGGCCGCATCCGGTGGCGGACCGGCACCCGCCCTCAGGGGGCGCAGCCGATCGGCGTCCGCGACGGGCTGGTCTACATGTACGAGGAACCGGACGACAAGACCCGGCGCGTGGTGGCCCTCGACGCCGCTACCGGGCACCGGCGGTGGCAACGCGACATCAACAGGTCCCAGGACGCGGTCCTGTACGACGGCGGACTGCTGACCATGTCCCCCGACTACTCGTCGTTCATGGCCTACGGGCCGTCCGGCAAGGAACTGTGGCGGGCGCCCTCTCTGAACGAGGTCTGCACTCCGTCGGCGCTGGGAGGCGTCCCCTACGCGCTGTGCTCAGCCGGCACCGAGCCCGGCCAGGCCCCGGTCGAGCTGATGAAACTCGGCCCCGGCAGCCTGACCACAACCGCCACGCTGCCCAAGAAGGCGGAAGCGCTCGGCGCAGTCGGCGGGCAACCCCTGTTCCTCGCCCCCCAGACCGCGAAGGACGTGTACGAAGCCGGGTACGAACGGCCGTACAACGCGCTGCTGCAAGTGGCCCCGGACACCGGACAGGTCAGACGGATACCGCTGGCGCATCCGCTGACCGGCACGGCCGCCCTCGTGGACGACGTCGTCTACTTCGTCCGGTCCGACGGGACGGTCACCGCGGTGTCGGCCCACAGCGGCAGACAACTCTGGCAGAAGACGACGGACATGGAGAGTCTGTCCGCGCCCGCGGTGTCAGCGACGTACAAGCGGGTCTACTTCTCCAACCGTTTCGGCCGTCTGCTGGCACTGGACAGCCGAACCGGAGCAGAGGTCTGGCGCACCTCCGCGCTGGACGCCCCCGGAGACAAGGCGCAGGAATACCCGCCGCGCGTGCTGCTCGTCAAGGACGCGATCGTGGCGCTGGCCGGCGACACGGCCTTCTCCCGTAGCCCGAACAGGCCCACCTGA
- a CDS encoding helix-turn-helix transcriptional regulator, whose product MDKKPRLGEFLKTRRSQLQPADVGLPDFGERRRVPGLRRDELAQLAGVGLSYYTRLEQGLSLNASPEVLDALARALGLDEVERAHLHDLARASRRTGMRRRPVPERAGDTTQQLLGAFGDAPAVVLGRRSDVLAWNRTGHALFAGHLDPHIPDQPDRRPNTARLVFLDAHTRDLYDVDWPKKARDVVGKLRLAVGQHPDDPRLAALIGELAMRSAEFATMWSEHRVRKWDLATYRMHHPLVGRMQLNLQTLNVPQEEGQRIVVATADAGTTSAAALCLLAQAGVPTSLPAARQAGRTETPGSPRDGADSRSQAPVAEAMTAPRHPTRPPRAW is encoded by the coding sequence ATGGACAAGAAGCCGCGGTTGGGGGAGTTCCTCAAGACCCGCCGGTCGCAGTTGCAGCCGGCAGACGTAGGACTCCCGGATTTCGGAGAACGCCGTCGCGTGCCGGGTCTGCGCCGCGACGAGCTGGCACAGCTCGCCGGGGTGGGCCTGTCCTACTACACGCGGCTGGAGCAGGGGCTCTCGCTCAACGCCTCACCGGAGGTGCTGGACGCGCTGGCTCGTGCCCTCGGGCTGGACGAGGTGGAGCGGGCCCATCTGCACGACCTGGCCCGCGCCTCGCGCCGCACCGGTATGCGGCGCAGGCCCGTGCCGGAGCGGGCGGGCGACACGACCCAGCAGCTGCTCGGCGCGTTCGGCGACGCACCCGCGGTCGTGCTCGGGCGCCGCAGCGACGTACTGGCCTGGAACCGCACGGGACACGCCCTGTTCGCCGGGCATCTGGACCCGCACATCCCCGATCAGCCCGACCGGCGCCCGAACACGGCCCGGCTGGTCTTCCTGGACGCACACACCCGGGACCTCTACGACGTGGACTGGCCGAAGAAGGCCAGGGACGTGGTGGGAAAGCTGCGGCTCGCCGTCGGGCAGCATCCGGACGACCCGCGGCTGGCCGCGCTGATCGGTGAACTGGCCATGAGGAGTGCGGAGTTCGCCACGATGTGGTCCGAACACCGAGTCAGGAAGTGGGACCTTGCGACGTACCGCATGCACCATCCGCTCGTAGGCCGCATGCAGCTCAACCTCCAGACCCTGAACGTCCCGCAGGAGGAGGGCCAGCGCATAGTCGTGGCGACCGCCGATGCCGGCACCACGTCAGCGGCAGCGCTGTGCCTCCTCGCCCAGGCCGGTGTTCCGACTTCCCTCCCGGCCGCGCGGCAGGCGGGACGCACCGAGACTCCGGGATCCCCACGGGACGGGGCGGACAGCCGGAGCCAGGCGCCTGTTGCGGAAGCGATGACCGCGCCGCGCCATCCAACGAGACCACCACGCGCTTGGTAG
- a CDS encoding RICIN domain-containing protein, producing the protein MQLLLDGHGLYVPVSGDFDVPTVAAVRAFQTEAGLTVDGKAGAQTKKPLYALPRGTVQAGSVTVTESVNAASVARCLDNRGSDVQVWGCNGTDAQNWALYRVAGQGTRYRAVNRGSHLYLDAGTGTTGQNGQEIQATSCDGLSARTWQLGGGGTLVSVPDGFCLDAEASTSGPDGQRVQGWGCAGSVTRCGTGPDGPAEGWTRRRPSPHSRVMAGAGPPVWIVMGGFLSSAADTGAQLLVRLGPGRRPAVPAPLPTDLCSVRPVCRYSSTEVRWLAPLRPPAGRKNRRERPGGYAVDFTACAFRAQQPLRWARSVRVSPLSRNGVSTRLSQRCLGATLTATHGPAPASYETTEAAKP; encoded by the coding sequence CTGCAACTCCTCCTCGACGGCCATGGCCTCTACGTCCCGGTCAGCGGGGACTTCGACGTCCCGACCGTCGCCGCGGTCAGGGCCTTCCAGACCGAGGCCGGCCTCACCGTCGACGGCAAGGCCGGCGCGCAGACCAAGAAGCCCCTGTACGCCCTGCCCCGCGGAACCGTCCAGGCCGGCTCGGTCACGGTGACCGAGAGCGTCAACGCCGCCTCGGTCGCCCGGTGTCTCGACAACCGCGGCTCGGACGTCCAGGTGTGGGGGTGCAACGGCACGGACGCCCAGAACTGGGCCCTGTACCGTGTGGCCGGCCAGGGCACTCGGTACCGCGCCGTGAATCGGGGCAGCCATCTCTACCTGGACGCCGGCACCGGCACGACCGGCCAGAACGGCCAGGAGATACAGGCCACGAGCTGCGACGGGCTGAGCGCCCGGACGTGGCAGCTGGGCGGCGGCGGAACGCTGGTCAGCGTCCCGGACGGCTTCTGTCTGGATGCGGAAGCCTCCACCTCCGGGCCGGACGGCCAGCGGGTCCAGGGCTGGGGATGCGCGGGCAGCGTGACCAGGTGTGGCACTGGTCCTGACGGCCCGGCCGAGGGGTGGACACGACGTCGTCCCTCTCCTCACAGTCGCGTCATGGCGGGGGCAGGCCCGCCCGTGTGGATCGTGATGGGAGGCTTCCTCAGCTCGGCAGCCGACACCGGCGCTCAGCTGCTGGTCCGACTCGGCCCCGGGCGGCGCCCCGCAGTGCCGGCCCCCCTGCCGACGGATCTTTGCTCAGTTCGGCCGGTCTGCCGGTACTCCTCCACGGAAGTCCGGTGGCTTGCTCCCCTACGCCCTCCGGCAGGACGCAAAAACCGGCGAGAAAGGCCGGGTGGTTACGCGGTCGACTTCACCGCGTGTGCCTTCAGGGCCCAGCAGCCGTTGCGATGGGCCCGCTCTGTCCGTGTTTCTCCGCTTTCCCGTAACGGCGTGTCAACTCGCTTGTCACAGCGGTGTCTTGGTGCAACTTTGACGGCAACGCATGGCCCGGCGCCGGCCTCCTATGAAACAACCGAAGCCGCTAAGCCGTAG
- a CDS encoding SDR family NAD(P)-dependent oxidoreductase, producing MAKTWFITGSSRGFGREWAEAALERGDHVAATARDISLLTSLAERYGDAVLPVRLDVTDRAAVHEAVQLAHSHFGSLDIAVNNAGYGHFGMVEELDEDGLRAQVETNFFGAVWVTQAVLPLMRSQRSGRILQVTSEGGVRAFPGIGAYHASKWALEGLSESLAQEVAAFGIHITNVEPGPYATDWLARGARHSARHPDYTEVHAATAQDFEVGDPRATREAILRIVDAERPPLRIFLGKSFTDVAALYEERLSTWRQWQPVSLAAFG from the coding sequence ATGGCGAAGACGTGGTTCATCACGGGCAGTTCGAGGGGGTTCGGCCGCGAGTGGGCAGAAGCGGCGCTCGAACGCGGCGATCACGTCGCGGCGACGGCTCGGGACATCAGCCTGCTGACCTCATTGGCCGAGCGGTACGGGGACGCGGTACTGCCGGTCAGGCTCGACGTCACCGACCGCGCCGCGGTGCATGAGGCGGTGCAGCTCGCCCACTCGCATTTCGGTTCGCTGGATATCGCGGTCAACAACGCCGGCTACGGGCATTTCGGCATGGTCGAGGAGCTGGACGAGGACGGCCTCCGGGCTCAGGTGGAGACCAACTTCTTCGGCGCGGTGTGGGTCACGCAGGCCGTGCTGCCTCTCATGCGGTCGCAACGCTCGGGAAGGATCCTGCAGGTGACCAGCGAGGGAGGCGTACGTGCATTCCCCGGCATCGGCGCGTACCACGCCTCCAAATGGGCTCTTGAAGGGCTGTCGGAGTCCCTGGCGCAGGAAGTGGCGGCCTTCGGCATCCACATCACCAACGTCGAGCCCGGCCCCTATGCCACCGACTGGCTGGCTCGCGGGGCACGGCACAGTGCGCGGCACCCGGACTACACCGAGGTCCACGCGGCCACCGCGCAGGATTTCGAGGTGGGCGACCCGCGCGCGACCCGCGAAGCGATTCTTCGGATCGTCGATGCGGAGCGGCCTCCGCTGAGGATCTTCCTCGGCAAGTCCTTCACCGACGTCGCCGCTCTCTACGAGGAGCGTCTGAGCACCTGGCGCCAGTGGCAGCCGGTCTCCCTGGCTGCGTTCGGCTGA